In one Euzebya tangerina genomic region, the following are encoded:
- a CDS encoding NAD(P)/FAD-dependent oxidoreductase, which produces MTPHIVVIGGGYAGVMAARSAADHGADVTIVDAVGNHEFLPRLATVAAGAGPVDDADAPLTELLHGISVMPETATAIDHHGRAVKTTNGALTYDALVVSVGASSTPPPIPGLAEWGWTLKSAEDARRLRDHLRGAERVVIVGAGSTGTQLAGELSAQRRDVVITLTEMTDRILPSLPRALAHRAQQILRSRGVVIRTGRALREAGPGGAVFDDEEEVAGTVVWTGGFMADGTELLPEAVTLDGRVVVDRCGQVGGHGPLFAAGDIAAHRGAGGRVLPQTAQVAVQAGALAGENAVRVAEGRAPRRKTLRHIGWVLPLGGGHAVGQVGPVSLADPLTSRLAPLLHDVIDLRHLFTVGGLPAVVGHRQQPLGWPPA; this is translated from the coding sequence ATGACACCTCACATCGTTGTCATCGGCGGCGGCTACGCCGGTGTCATGGCGGCCCGCTCGGCTGCCGACCACGGCGCGGACGTGACGATCGTCGACGCGGTTGGCAATCATGAGTTCCTCCCCCGGCTGGCCACGGTCGCTGCGGGAGCCGGTCCCGTGGACGACGCCGACGCGCCGCTGACGGAGCTGCTCCACGGCATCAGCGTCATGCCAGAGACGGCCACCGCCATCGACCACCACGGCCGCGCGGTCAAGACCACCAACGGGGCGCTGACCTATGACGCGCTGGTCGTGTCCGTCGGCGCCTCGAGTACGCCACCACCCATACCGGGGCTGGCCGAGTGGGGGTGGACGCTGAAGTCCGCCGAGGACGCCCGGCGCCTGCGAGACCACCTCCGCGGAGCCGAACGTGTCGTGATCGTCGGCGCCGGCTCAACCGGGACCCAACTGGCTGGCGAGCTGTCGGCCCAGCGCCGGGACGTCGTCATAACCCTCACCGAGATGACGGACCGGATCCTGCCCTCACTCCCCCGAGCCCTGGCGCATCGTGCGCAACAGATTCTCCGCTCCAGAGGCGTGGTCATCCGGACGGGACGAGCGCTGCGGGAGGCCGGGCCAGGTGGCGCCGTATTCGATGACGAGGAGGAGGTCGCCGGAACGGTCGTGTGGACCGGCGGCTTCATGGCCGACGGGACGGAGTTGCTGCCGGAAGCGGTGACCCTCGACGGTCGAGTTGTCGTTGACCGCTGCGGTCAGGTGGGCGGCCACGGCCCGCTCTTCGCGGCCGGTGACATCGCTGCACACCGGGGTGCTGGAGGCCGGGTCCTGCCCCAGACCGCACAGGTTGCCGTCCAGGCCGGTGCGTTGGCCGGCGAGAACGCCGTCCGGGTGGCCGAGGGACGAGCGCCGCGCCGCAAGACGCTGCGTCACATCGGGTGGGTGCTGCCGCTCGGGGGCGGCCACGCCGTGGGCCAGGTCGGACCTGTCAGCCTGGCCGACCCGCTCACCTCTCGTCTGGCGCCGCTGCTGCACGACGTCATCGAC